In one Diprion similis isolate iyDipSimi1 chromosome 6, iyDipSimi1.1, whole genome shotgun sequence genomic region, the following are encoded:
- the LOC124407316 gene encoding nuclear cap-binding protein subunit 3-like, whose translation MNQFEEPMDVDTSVSFTEIDKSLDSKSFISDLSDAKLSTEDNVSTQETPPDVKDGVITTGTDILSTEEQLKMEKRAKRFGLIEEIKSSPEFQEPELYNSLGITEENDAVKNLRLNVLHMRGTEEMSTTDVFKYFEDFTPASIEWINDVSCNVVWLDNLTAARALLGLSKKIRGLGETIQVKKNSASNTPSSNDDSNVANEEYVIEVPEDNTSDEMEVKKMENSIHIKDINCPLPPGLWRKGIDCPKSKCILLRFATRADKKQPKAEKMSDYYKKYGNPNFGGIKGILTESRKRMYKELKHGRKPPKRESSINKEIDQNNTKNPWGSLSQTWGINDFTEEDCIAKNITKDQSNSVKERLGLKPVSKEVHPHSEESESSSQAESDEEWCKRSKVMRMRMHADDEEEKVQKRRLQLKHQAAKISTSRTDDLRSRLRNSRNQPDLFHGAIQVVVTNNQIVPDSLKKSRSEDECVEEEVQEEEEEEEEGEIVDTPEEAVAVQDESPNDTDDDQESDESERSEKEVQGPRGSVIKVVQHKPRVASTVWARLNNKKTEYREEPKQRRPTTGDLRDTLRGDLRSRLGKQTRGRSPLRIEVKNDKYASDSDSE comes from the exons atgaatcaattcGAGGAGCCAATGGATGTAGATACCAGCGTATCTTTTACTGAGATTGATAAATCTCTGGActcaaaatcatttataaGTGACTTGAGCGATGCCAAACTTAGTACTGAAGATAATGTTTCAACTCAG GAAACACCTCCCGACGTAAAAGACGGTGTGATCACAACTGGTACAGATATACTCAGTACAGAAGAACAactaaaaatggaaaaacgtGCTAAACGGTTTGGGCTTATTGAGGAAATAAAAAGCTCACCGGAATTTCAAGAACCAGAATTGTACAACAG CCTGGGTATAACAGAAGAAAATGATGCTGTAAAAAATCTTAGACTAAATGTATTGCACATGCGTGGAACTGAAGAAATGAGCACTACAGATGtgttcaaatattttgaagaTTTTACTCCAGCGTCAATAGAATGGATTAATGATGTATCTT GCAATGTCGTATGGCTAGATAACTTGACTGCTGCGAGAGCGTTATTAGGACtttcaaagaaaatcagagGCCTTGGTGAAACGAttcaggttaaaaaaaattcagcttcCAATACACCAAGTAGTAATGATGATAGCAATGTTGCAAATGAAGAATACGTCATAGAAGTACCCGAAGATAATACCAGTGACGAaatggaagtgaaaaaaatggagaacTCGATACACATCAAAGATATAAACTGTCCGCTACCGCCTGGACTTTGGAGAAAAGGTATCGACTGTCCGAAATCTAAATGTATTCTTTTACGATTTGCCACACGAGCAGacaaaaaacaaccaaaagctgaaaaaatgaGCGACTATTATAAGAAGTATGGAAATCCTAACTTTGGAG GTATTAAAGGAATTTTAACAGAATCACGTAAACGTATGTATAAAGAACTCAAACACGGAAGAAAACCACCGAAACGAGAAAGCTCCATCAATAAAGAAATAGACCAAAACAATACCAAAAATCCCTGGGGATCTTTATCTCAAACCTGGGGTATCAACGATTTTACTGAAGAAGATTGTATTGCTAAAAATATAACGAAAGACCAGAGCAACAGCGTAAAAGAACGACTAGGGTTGAAACCAGTATCAAAAGAGGTACATCCTCATTCGGAAGAATCAGAAAGCAGTTCTCAAGCTGAGAGTGATGAGGAATGGTGTAAAAGAAGTAAAGTAATGAGAATGCGAATGCATGCCGACGACGAAGAGgaaaaagttcaaaaacgCCGACTGCAATTGAAACATCag gcagcaaaaatttcgacatccaGAACTGATGACCTTCGATCCAGATTGCGCAATTCTCGAAACCAACCTGATCTTTTCCATGGCGCAATTCAGGTTGTAGTTACTAATAACCAAATTGTACCAGATTCTTTGAAGAAAAGTAGATCTGAG GATGAATGTGTAGAAGAAGAGGTacaggaagaggaagaggaagaggaagaaggtGAAATTGTTGATACACCTGAAGAAGCAGTTGCTGTACAAGATGAAAGTCCCAACGACACAGATGATGACCAAGAAAGTGACGAATCAGAAAGAAGTGAGAAGGAAGTCCAGGGTCCCCGCGGAAGTGTGATTAAAGTGGTTCAACACAAACCTCGTGTCGCCTCTACTGTTTGGGCAAGactaaataataagaaaactgAATACCGTGAGGAACCCAAGCAAAG ACGTCCCACAACGGGGGACTTGAGAGACACATTGCGAGGTGATTTACGCTCGAGGcttggaaaacaaacaagagGACGATCCCCTCTTAGAatagaagtgaaaaatgacaaatatGCCAGTGACAGTGATTCTGAGTGA